CACGGGCATCACACACACGCCTGGCTTGGAGACTCTTGTAAAGCAGTTCGGTGATGATTCATAACGCAGCGCTCATAGACATGTAACAACATGTGGCAGCATAGATCCAGTATCCTTGCCTCAAGGTGGAGATTCGGGATGATGGCAGCAGTGGTAACAAAAGCAAATTACTCTCAAGAGTAATTGGGATGGGaataaaaaaagcaagcaagctttaCATTCGTAGTCTGGCATCGGCCAATATATTACTGCCAAGCTGATGAGGTACCAAGGTGTTACTCATGTTACTCTTACTGTAACAGATGAACATCCTTGAAAATCTTTAGTGTGAAGATGACTGATACCTTCTGATAAGTCTGCAGTAACCCTTACCTTTGAATGCTCTGAAAGAAAGTCTGGGAGGAGGTAGACCTGTGCAAGAAGCTCTACGTAGTCACGGCAACGGAAGTAATATATGTGAGAAAGGATACTTTCAAGAGAGAAAGTCTCCAAAGCTTTCAGATTATCTGAGAACAAATAAATAGATGAGTAAATGAGTCAGAAGTCTGCCAGCATACTGCATCATTCTACCAAACTATGCCTTCTGCATCTAGTAACAGCAAAACCCCCAGGAACAGAAACAGTCAAGGTAAAGAGTGTGAGGAACACACCTTCCATCTGGCTTGAAAGTCAAGAAAGTGGTGAGCAGATGCTATCTCAGCATTTGCACATAGATACACCGGAGCCTCCAAGGGAGTGctccaaaaatgaaaaatttatttctgaaaaaagaaCTTTTCCAGTAAATAATTTTCAAGCCAGAACACCACCAGAGGACAACAGTAACTATTAATCATCCACTGTTTCATGCCCAGGCAGTAGCTCATTTAAGATGCTGTCCTTTTACCTCTGTTCAAACAGAAGTTTGCTGCATAAAATTACTCTAAGAGTTACCATAGAAGTTAtgtcagcatccccaacacactGATGGCCTAAAGAATAAAACTCTTCATTAAATGCAACCTGGCTATGTTGACCTTATGCAAGAGCTGAATTCCAGCTACAGTTTTACAATATGGGGCTTCAGCAGCAACACTGCCTTAAGAAATTCTGccattcctcttccctttccccagctGCTCTTCCTGTCCCTGGGTCACAGCACATTATCCCTCAGTTTTGCTGACAGAATTGTGTTTGGGTTTTCAATCATtaaagtgctaaaaaaaaaaaaaaaaagaaaaaaaaagaaaaagccaaaccCCCCACAtacctaaaaaaccccacaaatcatcatgtggaaaaataattattcttgaAGTAGATCAGCTCAGTCTGCAGCATGGCTTCACATACTGAGGCAGTTCAGGGTATGATACATACAGGTGGAAATAAAATGCTGGCAGCAAGAACTCCCGAAgacagcactgctgctgaaatCCCCAAAGTGTAAAACTGCAGCCTACGAGACGCGGGTTTCACTCAAATCCTAGCCTGCTAGGCAGAAGGAAACAACTTAGCAGCGTACCTTCTTCTTGATGAGCTTCAGCAATAAGCTGGCAATGCTGCACACAGGCAGTGGCAATCTCCACTACTCTGTCTACCATAAAACTTCCTTCAGTATCAATGAACACGGCTTCTCCCGCTACGCCCCCAAAGCATTCTGGGATCTGCACGTCTACCGCCAACTGCATACTGCCacgggaaacagaaaaaaagataaatatttacaTCACAAAGCTCTCCCCTCCCTAAAGTGACATTTCTGCTGTGGAATACAGCAGTACAGCCATTATCATGATTATATTTATAATGTCGTAGAAGAATCAGAAATTGGAGTCATGACAACGAGAAAAATGCAGTCTAAGTAGTTAAACTAAACAAAGAAAAGTGACTCTCAGTCACACAAAAGTAGTCTCAAAATAAAATACCATAGCTGTGTTTTCCCAACACCAGGCGCTCCACAGATCTCGGTGATTTTTGTTAGTTGCACACCACCTCCCAGAATATTGTCTAGTGCTGAACAAAAGGTGATGATGAAGCCCTGGGCTTGCTCTTCTTCCAGAAGTTCCAGGGCTGTGCACTTTCTGGTGGCACCTGATCCCCCAGCAGTCCTTGTTGCATCCCCATGACATTCCTGCCTCACAACCTGTAATGCTTCCAGTGCCTCTTCTTTGGAGATCCCAATTTCTACAAAAGTCAAAACCATGAAACGCTACCTTATTTTTATAAACAGTGATTTATGTGAAGTGTGAAGAGATAATTTAACTTGTTTGACAGAACCTGATCATTCCGCAGGgtaacataaaaatattaatcCTTCTACCATAATGCTGGCAAAACATCTCTGGAACTAACAATGTGATTTTCAAAAGAACTCAGAGCAATGACTCCCTGCATTTAGAATTCAGGTGACAGAAAGCtatctgcaaattaaaaaaaaaaaaaaaaatcaaaactgctgTTCATTTACATGGATGAGATCTGTCAGAGCAACTCACCCATTCTGCACTGATTGTGCTATCATATTAATTTCATCTGAAGCGAATAAGGTCCTGAAAAAGCAGTCAGGTTGCAGACTAGTAAGTGACAGTGACACCTACAGATCTTACTCTGAATTCTCAGGGTGATGCAGGGCTGAGCACCTTATGCATCATTTCCAGATCTGAAACACAGACCGAGTAGCAGAGATACCTGCAAACATCTCTGTGTGTCTATCTGCATACACACATCCCTCTCGGGATGCAGCTGCTTCACCTGGATCTTCAAGGCACAACTATTACCACATATTATTGGAGATAATAAAACTACTGATAATCAAAACTGTGATACACTTCTTACAACGGCTGTGCAACTCCTATTTTAGCTTCTTGAAAAAGGCAACCTTCTGGCTTGGTggaagtttgttttgtttaaagcataTACAgttggggaaagaggaaggagagagacAGAATCCTCctggtttatctttttttgtatCCTATTTGCATCTATCAGCATATGAAGGCTCTTTTATCAGAATCGTTTTGGCTTGTTTgtggggtggtgttttttttttctttgcttaggCACACGTGAAAGGCAGGAAACATTTGCCCATTTCTCTGGACTCACCTGAGGCCTCAGTGACCcttccctggggagctgccactCCAGTGCACACCAGGTGCCTCACCCACCCGCCCCGCTTCCCAGGCGTTAGCCACTTAAATAAGCGAacccccctcagcccccatcCTCGCTAAGAAGCTACTACGACAGTTCCGCGGTAGGGaagggctgcggggcgggggggggggcctgccCGCCGCGGGGATGCCCCGGGAAGCGGCCTGCAGCGACACGGGCCGCCGGGGCGCGGAGCAGCCGGCAGCGGGGACGCCCCACCGGTACCTTTGCTCAGCCCGCAGGGGCCggtctccagcagctcctgcgcCGTCTGGAAGCCGGCGGCGACGAGCCTGGCCCGCAGCGCGGGGGCCAGGGGGAGGCCGCCCACCGCCCGCTGCATgacggcggcggccccgccgcctccgggCCGCCCTAGGCCGCGacaggccccgccccctgcgcGCGGGGCTGGCCCCGCCCtcccgggcgcgcgcgcgcgcgccgccCTCAGGCGGGAAGGGGAGGAGGCGGCCGCGCATGCGCCACGCTGCGGAGCCGCGAGGCCGCGGCCGCGTGCCCTGAGGCGGGtgaggcggcggggcccggggcggtCACCCGCGGGGAAGGGGCCAGAAACGGCCGCAGGGGCctgagcagccctgccccgggagcggggctggccCGGCACTGTCTTCGTGCAGCCAGAGAGGCCTTTGCGAGGCCTGCGTGCCTGGCGGGCTCCAGGGGTGTTGCTGGCATCCCCCCAGTTGTCACCTCTCCCATCTCCTCCCGGGGACCGCGTTTCCCCGGGGCCAGGCCTTGCCCGCCAACAGCCCCTCATCGGCTAGTCCGAGGGGCAGGCCTTGCTCAGAGGGCACAGTGAGGCTGCTGCCGCCGCCCGTCTTGCGATTCATCTGGAGGAAACCACCATAACTGATCGTGTCAGCTGCTGCAGGTTTTGAAGTCAAAAATAAGTTCTTTGAGCTGTGGCATTTTGCAGCTTCATTCCTTTTCGTGCCTTTTCCTAGTTTTGTTGAGGAAAGAAGATGGCTCATGCTCTCCCTCTTCCAATGCCCTGCCCAGTCCAGCTTGGCAGTATAAAAGGTGATTCCTTGGAAGCTCAGCTGCATGGCTCTGTCAGACAAGGAAGCTATGTGAAAGTGAAGAAGCTTCTGAAAAAAGGTAAAAGCTAAGTTTAGACAAGTGTTGGCAGAAAAGTTATACTTTTTCCTGTATGCTTATATTGGCGGTAAAAAAACCAGCCAGCATACTGTCTGTATAAGGGAATTCTGTTTATAAAATGTATTGTAGTTGGCCTTTTCTGGTAAGTGGCACTAatgattacattaaaaaaaatgtatgagaGTAAGtgagttgggggaaaaaaaagtaattttttggcTGTAAAGAAATGATTGAGGCATTGTGAAAGTAAAATTCTGAAAACCTGCTTTAGGAATATACCCGTTAAATGGGCTTTTAGTGTTAATTCTGGTTGCAGAATGCTTAAGGTATGGTTTGGGTACTGGTATTGTTGGCACCGAGAGTTCTAGCTACATGCGAACGGGGAATTTTGTAGATGAAACCTCATATTTAATCCAGTTTTATTTCGGTTTTGATATTAAGACCTTCAGCAGCAGCGGCTGCGCGGGTCTGGCGAGGGGCGGGGCCCGCGCGCCTGCCTGGCCGAGAGGAACGCGTCTGATTGGTCATTTTGTGCGAATGAATGCAAATGAGGGGGCGTGTCCCGCCGATCGCGCCCTGCGCCGCCGTCCCGGGGGTGGCGGAGCCTTCCCGGGGGTCGCGGGTGGCGGttccgcggggcgggggccgggcggcagcgcggggaggggggggagcgtTGTGtcgggggggcggcgcggggtgTCCGTGCGGTGGGGGCGAGTCCGCGGCGGTgtgggcgcggggcgcggcggcgcggggccagGACTATACTCTCAGGGATCATTTCTGTAGGGGTTGACTAGAGGAGAGTGATCGTCCCAGTCCGGCGTCACAAGCCACGAGGAGGAGCGAGGCGCTGTCTCCTGAGCgcgaggcgggcgggcggcgccgcgggtGCGGGAGCCGCCCGCCATCGATGACCGTTCGCGGGTCCCGTTTGGGTTCCGTGAGGGAGAGAGCGCGGGCTGAGTGGTTTgtggcccttttttttttaatgcggtTCCAAAAATAGATGatctttgtttgctttgtgtGGCAGGTAGTTCCTTGCGAGCAAACCCTTCCCGTTGGCACAGGGAGGCTCGCGGCTGCCTCCTGAGTCCCCATCCCGCCGGTATTTCGGTTTCCCACCACCCCCTCGGTGGGTTTCCGATAGCAGCGGCTCTCCGGGCTGCCGGGCGGATTTAGGTTTAAATGCCCGAGGGGATTGAAGATTGTTGTTCAGCGATAAGAAATGCGGTGAGAGGTTGTTCACAGCCGGGCAGGCGCTGGTGTTCTCGGGCCGGCCGTGGTGACGTTGGTGGGTGCTCTGGGGTTGTTTGTGATGCTGCGGAGAAACTGCTCAGTATTCGCTTCTCCTGACGCGTGGTGAGAATCTGTGTGACTCAGGCTGGACCTGGAGCGTGTTAGACATTTAACCAGTCTGAAGGGGGGCGGGGAAAAGCCGTTGCTGCTGTGCAATTCGTCCTGCAGTGCCGTGGAGGATGGGGAACAGGTTGTGTGCTGGGGCCGCAGGGTGTCTGCTGGGGTGGGGGAAACTGCGCACTGTTGTGTTGACACTACGGCGTGGTCCCTGATGCCCAGGCTGGGCCCAGAAACGTAGAGGACAGCGATCAGCACAGGGGAACTCCAGGGGGGTCTGTGtgtgttcacagaatcatctcggttggaaagaaccctggagatcatctagtccaaccattcgcctagcacagttcccacctacagcatgtccttaagctccaaatcgaccctactctggaacacctccagggatggggactccaccacctccctgggcagcccgttccaacgcctaacaacccgttctgtaaagaaatgcttcctaatatctagtctgaactttccctggtgcaacttgaggccattccctcttgtcctgtcgctttctactgggctaaagaggctcaagcccagctctctgcagcttccttttcAGATCGAGCCGGTGCGTGAGCGGAGCCTGGCGGTGTGTTGGGCCTGGGTGCCCCTGGAGGCGCTGGGGGCGGCAGGCAAGGCCGGGCCGTGCTGCCCGGGGGCGCCCGGGCCTCTCCTCTGGTGCgtggggcggcgggagcgcggacGGACGCGGTTGTCCCTTGTATTGTGCCGTGAAACCGCCGCGGCCCGGGCCCGCGGGAGTGCAgccgccgcgcggggcggggctggcCGTGCGCACCGGGActcgcgggggcggggccggctgGCCGAGCGGCGCGTCCAATTGGTCGTTTTCTACGAATGATGCAAATGAGGGGGCGTGTCCCGCCGatcgcgccccgcgccgccgtcCCGGGGGTGGCGGAGCCTTCCCGGGGGTCGCGGGTGGCGGttccgcggggcgggggccgggcggcagcgcggggaggggggggagcgtTGTGtcgggggggcggcgcggggtgTCCGTGCGGTGGGGGCGAGTCCGCGGCGGTgtgggcgcggggcgcggcggcgcggggccagGACTATACTCTCAGGGATCATTTCTGTAGGGGTTGACTAGAGGAGAGTGATCGTCCCAGTCCGGCGTCACAAGCCACGAGGAGGAGCGAGGCGCTGTCTCCTGAGCgcgaggcgggcgggcggcgccgcgggtGCGGGAGCCGCCCGCCATCGATGACCGTTCGCGGGTCCCGTTTGGGTTCTGTGAGGGAGAGAGCGCGGGCTGAGTGGTTTGtggccccttttttttttaatgcggtTCCAAAAATAGACGCAGTTTCCCCGAGCTGTGGCCCGTCCCCGCCGCTCAGGGAACAGAATAGACTTTCCCCCGCGGCAGCGTCCGGAGAGAGCTGCGGGTTggtggggtgctgctgggggggccggggcaccCTGCTGCACTGCCCGTCGCCTCGCGCAGTCCCTGGAAGGCCGGTGTGGCTTTGGGGGGGTGCAGCCTTGTAGCCCGACGCAATGTGTCTCATCAGGGACCACTAATCACCGGCTCTATTAAATAGAACCAACCAACAACAAGCGGAACGGTCACTACTGACCAGCGGGTGTAAACTTGGGTTTTTACTGATCATGTCCTAGGATAAAGGAGGCTGCAGTTCCTTTGTGTGGCGGTGCCGGCTGTGTGGAAttaccccccagcaccccccttgGCGCTGTTTAGGAGGTGGTGTGTGGCTGTGTCGTGTCTCCAGCTGTTTAATTTGTCCCGATCCTGTTATCTCCAAGAATAGTCCCCGGTAACTGTCTTAACCTTCAAACCCCTTTCTTCTTCACAAAAGCACCGaccttcagctgtgtctgcacattcCCGGAGCTGTACTGACACTGACCtaatttattctcagtaaaaTGTTAGCAAGACGGTTTGGTTTACAACGGAATAAAGCTGCTGCCGGGCTGGGGGCGAGCCTGGCAGTTGCACGCCGGGTGACGAACCCGGTTTGAGGGCCAGCACGGGGGATTCGGCAGAAGCTGCTCGCTTCTAGCACGGACTCGCCGAGCAGCGGGGGGGACACAGCGGTttcgggggcggccccggggagcgcggccgaAGCGTGGCCCGAAGCCGCCGGTGGGTGGGGCGGTGGCTGACAGCAGCGCGTCCGATTGGTCGTTTTCTACGAATGAATGCAAATGAGGGGGCGTGTCCCGCCGatcgcgccccgcgccgccgtcCCGGGGGTGGCGGAGCCTTCCCGGGGGTCGCGGGTGGCGGttccgcggggcgggggccgggcggcagcgcggggaggggggggagcgtTGTGtcgggggggcggcgcggggtgTCCGTGCGGTGGGGGCGAGTCCGCGGCGGTgtgggcgcggggcgcggcggcgcggggccagGACTATACTCTCAGGGATCATTTCTGTAGGGGTTGACTAGAGGAGAGTGATCGTCCCAGTCCGGCGTCACAAGCCACGAGGAGGAGCGAGGCGCTGTCTCCTGAGCgcgaggcgggcgggcggcgccgcgggtGCGGGAGCCGCCCGCCATCGATGACCGTTCGCGGGTCCCGTTTGGGTTCCGTGAGGGAGAGAGCGCGGGCTGAGTGGTTTGTAGCCCTTTTTTTTAATGCGGTTCCAAAAATAGATGAGCTATATTTATAAGTGATAGAAGCTGCCCGGCAGCTGTGGGTTCACATCCAAACCCCTCGAGGCTGCCGGGTTTCTTTTTAGCAGAATGACATccattattttgaagaaaattaattaaagtAACAAAATATTCACCTATTAATTACTGCTTTACAAAAATCTAGTTTTCTGTTAAAGCAGTCCTCCCGTGTTATCTGTGCTCATCCAGGTTAATACTTTGGCTCTGATACACACCCTTCATTTGAAAACATCACTGACTAGCAGTGCACCCTTGGTATAGAAAGTTACAAAAGAAAGGGTCgtttgctctttttttcagtttccattaaTATTATCATGTTTTCATATGTCCAGTATCTCAGAGGTCGGTTTCAGTGGTAACGATTCGTTGCCTTTTAttcgggggtggggtggggaggcgGGGGTGGGGAACAAGCGCTTGCCCcattatcttttgttttcttgcaggTGTTTTTGTTGATGTGGTAAATTCCATGGGCCAAACCTCTCTCTTCACAGCTGCGTTACTAGATCTTGGTAAAATAGTGGAGGTGCTGTTGGATTATGGCTCAGATGCTAACCAGTtaagtttgggttgttttgttttatttttttttttttaatttgtgtttaatCTTTTAGTGGTTTTGGTCAGTGTAATACACAATATTCACTGTATATAAATTAACAGATGCTTAAGATGAATGTTGCTATTTTAGCCTCAGAGGTAAGTAGGTGCCTGATTTTCCTTACTTCATGGTGTGTGTTGTTTGGGAGTGCATAAACATTCTAggtatgctgctttttttccccagaaacacaGCTGTTGAGTGTAGTAGGAGTAGGttgaaacatttctgctttaatGTTCCCCAGTCGCTGCTACGATGGAAGCACCCCAGTCCATGCAGCTGTGTTCTCAGGCAATCAGTGGATTCTTAGCAAGTTACTGGATGAAGGAGGTGATCTGAGAGTACATGATAAAGATGGaagaactcctcaggactgggctATGTCAGCTGCAACAGAAAACAGTGCTCGGGTATGTGCATGTAATACGTGTTGAATATGTGCTAGGTATGGGCTCACATCTTCACCTTAAAGTGAAGAAACTTCAGCATTCCGGGGAGAAATTCTTGGCTTTTCCATGTTAGAACAATTATTTAGCATTATTTTTCAACATCAGTACTGGTATTTTGAAGTCTTCATGATTTAGATTATTTAACTAAGGTTTTGCTCAGGTGCAGGGGTTTGTCTGTAACTTGTTAGGACCTTCGTTGTAAGTGTGCAGTGAGGAGAATGACAGGCCCTTGTTTTTGGTCCCTGATGTCTGTAGCTTGTTTGCACGTATGTGCAATTCAGGAGTAAGCCTGAAGTAGTTTTCAGGTGTGTCTCAGTCTGTCCATGAACAGTGTCAGCAAATGTGTTGGTTTTGCCAGCATGGTAGCAAA
Above is a genomic segment from Athene noctua chromosome 19, bAthNoc1.hap1.1, whole genome shotgun sequence containing:
- the RAD51C gene encoding DNA repair protein RAD51 homolog 3 isoform X1, which translates into the protein MQRAVGGLPLAPALRARLVAAGFQTAQELLETGPCGLSKEIGISKEEALEALQVVRQECHGDATRTAGGSGATRKCTALELLEEEQAQGFIITFCSALDNILGGGVQLTKITEICGAPGVGKTQLCMQLAVDVQIPECFGGVAGEAVFIDTEGSFMVDRVVEIATACVQHCQLIAEAHQEEDNLKALETFSLESILSHIYYFRCRDYVELLAQVYLLPDFLSEHSKVRLVVVDGIAFPFRHDFEDLSLRTRLLNGLAQQLIIIANDHKSAVVLTNQMTTRIGQSQSTLVPALGESWGHAATVRLIFHWDNSQRLATLYKSPSQKESTIPYHITSHGFRDVQPPAVTQNAEDTEMNPRKRPRREEEK
- the RAD51C gene encoding DNA repair protein RAD51 homolog 3 isoform X2; this translates as MQRAVGGLPLAPALRARLVAAGFQTAQELLETGPCGLSKEIGISKEEALEALQVVRQECHGDATRTAGGSGATRKCTALELLEEEQAQGFIITFCSALDNILGGGVQLTKITEICGAPGVGKTQLCMQLAVDVQIPECFGGVAGEAVFIDTEGSFMVDRVVEIATACVQHCQLIAEAHQEEDNLKALETFSLESILSHIYYFRCRDYVELLAQVYLLPDFLSEHSKVRLVVVDGIAFPFRHDFEDLSLRTRLLNGLAQQLIIIANDHKSAVVLTNQMTTRIGQSQSTLVPALGESWGHAATVRLIFHWDNSQSLMASEMCSLQLSLKMQKILK